A genomic segment from bacterium encodes:
- the menB gene encoding 1,4-dihydroxy-2-naphthoyl-CoA synthase — protein sequence MIAINWQAAGTFTDILYHKAEGIAKITINRPEVRNAFRPLTVIEMSQALADAREDESIGVVILTGAGEKAFCSGGDQKIRGDAGYKDAKGVNRLNVLDFQRQMRTCPKPIIAMVAGYAIGGGHVLHMMCDLTVAAENAIFGQTGPKVGSFDGGYGASYMARLVGQKKAREIWFLCRQYNAQQALQMGLVNTVVPLDQLEAETVQWCREILANSPLAIRCLKAALNADCDGQAGLQELAGNATLLYYMSEEAQEGRDAFVQKRKPNFGKFPRRP from the coding sequence ATGATCGCAATCAACTGGCAGGCAGCCGGGACATTTACTGATATTCTCTATCACAAGGCGGAAGGGATCGCAAAGATCACGATCAATCGGCCCGAAGTTCGCAATGCCTTTCGTCCGTTGACTGTTATTGAAATGTCGCAGGCACTGGCCGATGCGCGCGAGGATGAATCGATAGGTGTGGTGATCCTGACCGGCGCGGGAGAGAAAGCGTTCTGTTCGGGCGGCGATCAGAAGATCAGGGGAGATGCAGGCTATAAAGATGCCAAAGGGGTGAATCGGCTCAATGTGCTTGATTTCCAGAGGCAGATGCGGACCTGTCCTAAGCCGATCATCGCTATGGTCGCCGGTTATGCGATCGGCGGCGGTCATGTTCTTCATATGATGTGTGATCTGACAGTCGCTGCGGAAAACGCGATATTTGGTCAGACCGGCCCCAAGGTCGGGTCATTTGATGGCGGCTACGGTGCAAGTTACATGGCGCGATTGGTCGGTCAGAAGAAGGCCCGCGAGATCTGGTTCCTCTGCCGTCAGTATAATGCGCAACAGGCGCTTCAGATGGGTCTGGTGAATACTGTTGTGCCGCTCGATCAACTGGAAGCGGAGACCGTCCAGTGGTGCCGCGAGATATTGGCCAACTCGCCGCTCGCGATCCGTTGCCTCAAAGCGGCGCTCAACGCCGACTGCGATGGACAGGCCGGATTGCAGGAATTGGCCGGTAATGCCACGTTGCTTTATTACATGTCCGAAGAAGCGCAGGAAGGTCGCGACGCATTTGTCCAGAAGCGGAAACCGAATTTTGGCAAATTCCCACGCCGCCCCTGA
- the menH gene encoding 2-succinyl-6-hydroxy-2,4-cyclohexadiene-1-carboxylate synthase, whose amino-acid sequence MNKTHLSYLDTREESKPSVLFLHGFMGNANDWSDLAGGLSDRFRTIAVDLPGHGQSLRLAEDSYAIDGCADELIALLDQLELQKVDLVGYSMGGRIALYLAVHYPDRVEKLVLESATAGLKEKSARLERIAQDEEKAALLEKEPFAQFLTDWYQQPLFSSVGERPELMERLLVMRQANDPLELARSLRSMGTGRMGPLWDALDSLTVPTICLAGERDPKFAALARQMAVAIPNCHAQIIPEAGHIVHLEQPQTYIARVSSFLSA is encoded by the coding sequence ATGAACAAGACGCATCTGAGTTACCTCGATACACGGGAAGAATCCAAACCATCGGTGCTCTTTCTGCACGGTTTTATGGGGAACGCCAATGATTGGAGCGATCTGGCAGGTGGACTGTCCGATCGATTCAGGACAATCGCAGTCGATCTCCCTGGACATGGCCAGAGTCTCCGTTTGGCAGAGGACTCGTATGCGATAGATGGATGTGCTGATGAGTTGATTGCTCTACTCGACCAACTGGAGTTGCAGAAAGTCGACCTGGTCGGTTATTCGATGGGCGGTAGGATTGCCCTTTATTTGGCAGTACATTATCCGGATCGTGTGGAGAAGTTGGTTCTTGAGTCAGCAACGGCCGGTCTCAAAGAGAAGTCTGCTCGATTAGAACGGATAGCGCAGGATGAGGAGAAAGCTGCGCTACTGGAGAAGGAGCCGTTTGCGCAATTTCTTACTGACTGGTATCAGCAGCCGCTTTTTTCATCAGTCGGTGAACGCCCGGAGTTGATGGAACGCCTTCTGGTAATGCGCCAAGCTAACGACCCACTGGAACTGGCGCGCTCACTTCGATCGATGGGAACCGGTCGGATGGGACCGCTTTGGGATGCACTTGATTCACTCACTGTCCCGACCATTTGCCTGGCGGGAGAACGTGATCCGAAATTTGCTGCGCTGGCACGACAGATGGCGGTAGCTATCCCGAATTGTCACGCCCAGATCATACCGGAGGCCGGACATATCGTCCATCTGGAGCAGCCGCAGACATATATTGCACGAGTATCGTCATTTCTTTCAGCATAA
- the menD gene encoding 2-succinyl-5-enolpyruvyl-6-hydroxy-3-cyclohexene-1-carboxylic-acid synthase, producing MTPDLTNINTLWTSVLIEELVRHGVTQFVISPGSRSTPLVWAVANNQRAESVVHFDERGAAFFALGYGRATGKPAALICTSGTAVANYLPAVIEASIDCVPMILLTADRPPELRNRGANQTITQPGIFSSYPRWEHDLTCPTLDIPLTNLLTAVDSAVAAATATPCGPVHLNCMFREPLAPLKSTDDLTGYAASISAWARSTEPQAVVSHKTKALTKDSLEQIEQVLSNSRRGLLVIGALKSESERAAVAALATDLNWPLIADIGSGLRGGEIHPRIDFFDLILTSDKFAAGHRPDTVIQIGSRLTSKRLLTFLEESKPPRYVQILDHPFPHDPINRVTDRQQGDIATVCRQLRDCVPSTISGDWLADWKGTSTKVDAVLEQQFAQSDCISEPIIAHLLSSELDRGSHLWLASSMPIRDFDVFADPRADWYAVAANRGASGIDGTIASAAGYAYGLNRRVTLLIGDLAMLHDLNSLSLLRDPNVALTIIILNNNGGGIFGHLPIAQQTEIFEKYFITPHTCRFEESAKMFGLPYSSVDSPSQFVEAYRKSQGMTGSSIIEISVDRRKNQKFHEELVESVRRRLERE from the coding sequence ATGACGCCTGACTTAACCAATATCAACACACTCTGGACTTCGGTTCTGATCGAGGAACTGGTCCGGCACGGTGTGACGCAGTTTGTGATCTCTCCAGGCTCGCGGTCGACACCGTTAGTGTGGGCAGTTGCCAACAATCAGCGCGCTGAATCGGTAGTTCACTTCGATGAGCGAGGAGCAGCGTTTTTTGCGCTTGGTTATGGGCGCGCCACCGGCAAACCTGCGGCCCTGATCTGCACTTCGGGGACTGCGGTAGCCAATTATCTTCCAGCCGTGATCGAAGCTTCGATTGATTGTGTACCAATGATCCTTCTCACCGCAGATCGTCCTCCAGAGCTGCGCAACCGCGGGGCAAATCAGACGATAACACAGCCGGGAATTTTCTCCAGCTACCCGCGTTGGGAACATGATCTAACCTGTCCGACACTCGATATTCCATTGACAAATCTGCTGACCGCAGTAGACAGTGCCGTTGCCGCCGCTACTGCCACACCATGCGGGCCAGTCCATCTCAACTGCATGTTCAGAGAACCACTGGCACCACTTAAGTCCACCGATGATCTGACCGGCTATGCTGCTTCGATTTCAGCATGGGCTCGATCAACTGAACCGCAGGCCGTGGTCTCCCATAAGACGAAGGCGCTGACCAAGGATTCGCTCGAGCAAATCGAGCAAGTGCTATCGAACAGTAGACGCGGACTCCTGGTAATTGGCGCACTGAAGTCTGAGTCTGAGCGCGCGGCTGTTGCCGCACTGGCGACCGATCTCAATTGGCCGCTTATCGCTGATATTGGTTCCGGCCTGCGTGGCGGAGAAATCCATCCGCGAATCGATTTCTTCGATCTTATCCTGACTTCCGACAAATTTGCCGCTGGGCATCGACCGGATACCGTGATCCAGATCGGTTCGCGGCTTACCTCCAAACGACTACTGACTTTTCTTGAAGAGTCCAAGCCGCCACGATATGTACAAATACTGGATCACCCCTTTCCTCATGACCCAATAAATCGGGTGACCGATCGCCAACAAGGCGATATCGCAACAGTTTGTCGGCAATTGCGGGATTGTGTCCCCTCAACTATCTCAGGTGATTGGCTAGCCGATTGGAAGGGTACTTCAACGAAGGTCGATGCTGTGCTCGAACAGCAGTTTGCGCAGTCTGACTGCATCTCCGAGCCGATCATCGCGCACCTGCTCTCTTCGGAGTTGGATCGTGGGTCACACCTTTGGCTGGCATCAAGTATGCCAATTCGTGATTTTGATGTGTTTGCCGATCCGCGTGCCGACTGGTATGCGGTTGCCGCAAATCGAGGAGCCTCCGGTATCGATGGAACGATCGCCTCGGCCGCCGGATATGCGTATGGTCTAAATCGGCGGGTGACGCTGTTGATCGGCGACCTGGCGATGTTGCATGATCTCAATTCGCTTTCTCTATTGCGTGATCCAAACGTTGCGTTGACCATCATTATTCTCAACAATAATGGTGGCGGGATTTTTGGACATCTGCCAATCGCCCAGCAGACGGAGATATTTGAGAAATACTTTATCACGCCGCATACCTGTCGATTTGAGGAATCGGCCAAAATGTTTGGACTTCCTTATTCTTCAGTCGACAGCCCTTCGCAATTTGTCGAAGCGTATCGCAAATCGCAGGGGATGACCGGCTCGAGCATCATCGAAATTTCAGTCGATCGCAGGAAGAATCAAAAGTTCCACGAAGAGCTGGTTGAATCTGTCCGTCGGCGTCTGGAACGGGAATAG
- a CDS encoding isochorismate synthase, with translation MRLTPETAVEMTGAEASRDMMARLGDSATRVALQSPGFVRLTMRIQPVDLLIWLNAQEVVSKFYWRSRDRAVEIAALTLPRFGLSIPSVTPGMLYGSSSNQIGSAGETDFAQLRAFNSFNFHGLPRFDTEPQSVNAARTYNLPDIEIITAGSETRLNCTLQHSADIDILREGLRGLDWENVEPPVIPSLSSREETASRLQWAVAVNRAVAAIERKELEKVVLARRSVCTFTDIFSPWMILKRLRDSNPDSYLFGIDRKPYDPFIGASPERLYRRTGRLLESEAVAGTRPRGKNPEEEKRFRDDLLHSSKDRKEHQLVIQGILEALRPLTNQIEIAPEPSVVRLSRVQHLAVAIRAELRPGVSDDELLRALQPTPAVGGYPREKAIAMISALEPFDRGPYAGPIGWVSHDSAEFSVGIRSAVIRKDQMWLFGGAGIVQGSDPDAEWDEIDQKFNTFASILTAQ, from the coding sequence GTGAGACTGACTCCTGAGACCGCGGTGGAAATGACTGGGGCCGAAGCATCGCGCGATATGATGGCGCGACTCGGTGACAGCGCAACGCGAGTTGCCTTGCAGTCACCCGGGTTTGTGCGGTTGACCATGCGAATCCAGCCGGTAGATCTTCTGATCTGGCTGAATGCTCAGGAAGTTGTCTCCAAGTTTTACTGGCGATCGCGTGACCGAGCGGTAGAGATTGCTGCTCTGACACTTCCACGTTTTGGCCTGTCGATACCATCTGTCACGCCGGGCATGTTGTATGGCTCCAGTTCCAATCAGATCGGGAGCGCAGGTGAAACTGATTTCGCTCAACTGCGTGCATTCAACAGTTTCAATTTTCATGGACTACCTCGTTTCGACACCGAGCCCCAGTCGGTCAATGCTGCCAGGACATACAATCTTCCGGATATCGAAATTATCACTGCGGGCAGCGAGACCCGACTGAACTGCACGTTGCAGCACTCGGCTGATATCGATATTCTTCGGGAAGGTCTCAGAGGTCTCGACTGGGAAAATGTTGAGCCCCCAGTAATTCCGAGTTTGAGCTCACGCGAGGAAACAGCCTCACGCCTTCAATGGGCGGTGGCAGTCAATCGCGCCGTGGCGGCGATAGAGCGAAAGGAATTGGAGAAAGTAGTACTGGCGCGCCGGTCTGTCTGCACGTTTACCGATATATTTAGTCCCTGGATGATCCTCAAGCGACTGCGTGACAGTAATCCCGACAGTTATCTGTTTGGCATAGATCGTAAACCGTATGATCCGTTCATTGGGGCCAGCCCGGAGCGGCTGTATAGAAGGACTGGACGTTTGCTTGAATCCGAGGCGGTCGCCGGGACACGCCCACGGGGCAAAAACCCTGAGGAAGAGAAACGGTTCCGCGATGACCTGCTTCATTCGAGTAAAGACCGCAAAGAACACCAACTGGTGATTCAAGGGATTCTCGAAGCGCTTCGTCCTCTGACGAACCAGATTGAAATTGCGCCTGAACCATCCGTTGTCCGACTCAGTCGAGTACAGCATCTCGCTGTTGCGATACGAGCGGAACTTCGTCCGGGAGTATCCGATGACGAGCTGTTGCGAGCGCTTCAGCCGACTCCCGCAGTCGGCGGCTATCCTCGTGAGAAAGCTATAGCGATGATCTCTGCGCTTGAACCATTCGATCGCGGACCGTATGCCGGACCGATCGGCTGGGTCTCCCATGATTCCGCCGAGTTTTCAGTCGGGATCAGGTCGGCTGTTATCCGGAAGGATCAGATGTGGTTGTTTGGCGGGGCAGGGATCGTTCAGGGATCGGATCCCGATGCCGAGTGGGATGAGATCGACCAGAAATTCAATACCTTTGCGTCAATATTGACCGCGCAATGA
- the ubiE gene encoding bifunctional demethylmenaquinone methyltransferase/2-methoxy-6-polyprenyl-1,4-benzoquinol methylase UbiE: MHATKDSKVAPQETPSRQQVWKMFDRIAHRYDLLNHLLSGNRDVAWRRKLATMLPTRSNLDALDLATGTGDQLITLAETGKLRSGVGIDLAEKMLELGRAKINERQLGQLLRLQIGDAGAIPFPDRTFDLVTISFGIRNVLDVPAALREMYRVLRPEGRLLILEFSLPRNVLVRKGYLFYFRYVLPRLGAIISGDSYAYRYLNQTVETFPYGDAFCRMMSDAGFSNVQSTEVTLGVATIYAGDKA, encoded by the coding sequence ATGCATGCAACCAAGGATTCCAAAGTGGCTCCCCAGGAGACACCATCGCGCCAACAGGTTTGGAAGATGTTCGACCGGATCGCCCATCGGTACGATCTGCTCAATCATCTTCTGTCCGGCAACCGGGATGTTGCCTGGCGACGGAAACTGGCCACCATGCTCCCTACGCGATCAAACCTCGATGCCCTGGACCTGGCGACAGGTACGGGTGACCAGTTGATCACACTGGCTGAAACCGGGAAGCTGCGATCCGGCGTCGGGATCGATCTGGCGGAAAAGATGCTCGAGCTGGGCCGCGCGAAAATAAACGAACGGCAGCTCGGCCAACTACTGAGACTGCAGATTGGCGATGCTGGCGCGATCCCCTTTCCGGATCGCACCTTCGATCTAGTGACCATCTCGTTTGGTATCAGGAATGTGCTGGATGTCCCTGCGGCACTCCGCGAAATGTACCGAGTCCTGCGTCCTGAGGGACGGCTGTTGATCCTCGAGTTCTCGCTTCCCCGGAATGTTCTCGTTCGCAAGGGGTACCTGTTTTACTTTCGGTATGTCCTTCCACGGCTTGGTGCGATCATCTCAGGCGATTCATATGCATATCGGTATCTCAACCAGACGGTCGAAACTTTCCCGTATGGAGATGCGTTCTGCAGGATGATGTCTGATGCCGGTTTCTCAAATGTACAGTCGACTGAGGTGACTCTCGGAGTTGCCACGATCTATGCAGGAGACAAAGCGTGA
- a CDS encoding OPT/YSL family transporter, with product MILGLPLILVGVRVLGETNNGPVSLMANTLQAVFRIFSPSIGHNLVAAGMAGNINSQGEGLMQVFKTGKLVGSTPRILTWVQFWAVGIGAAAVAIMYPILTNRYKLGEELVAPTGLKLSNMAVLMSKGIEAFPPDALLWTVIAGITGIVLVVTKYLTKWSWVPSAAGFGFALILPGTLNLAVGIGAVAGWVWSKWHPESYEHHAVTVASGLIGGEAIIAGLILPVLFYFGLLG from the coding sequence GTGATACTTGGGTTGCCGCTGATCCTGGTCGGTGTGCGCGTACTTGGTGAAACCAACAATGGTCCTGTCTCACTGATGGCGAACACACTTCAGGCGGTCTTCAGGATCTTCTCTCCCTCGATCGGCCACAATCTTGTCGCGGCGGGTATGGCGGGGAATATCAATTCTCAGGGCGAGGGGTTAATGCAGGTTTTTAAAACCGGCAAGCTGGTTGGTTCGACACCGCGCATTCTGACCTGGGTGCAGTTTTGGGCTGTTGGTATAGGAGCCGCAGCTGTGGCGATCATGTATCCGATCCTAACTAATCGCTACAAGTTGGGTGAAGAGCTGGTTGCTCCGACCGGATTAAAGCTTTCCAACATGGCGGTGCTGATGTCCAAGGGGATCGAAGCATTTCCGCCCGATGCTCTGCTCTGGACAGTCATTGCCGGAATCACAGGAATCGTACTGGTCGTAACAAAATACCTGACCAAGTGGAGTTGGGTGCCAAGCGCTGCAGGATTTGGATTCGCCCTGATCCTTCCGGGCACACTGAACCTGGCGGTCGGTATCGGCGCCGTGGCTGGTTGGGTTTGGTCGAAGTGGCATCCGGAATCGTATGAACATCATGCGGTGACGGTGGCATCGGGCCTGATCGGTGGAGAAGCGATCATCGCCGGGTTGATTTTGCCGGTGCTCTTCTATTTCGGCTTACTGGGATAG
- a CDS encoding OPT/YSL family transporter, with product MASKEITWQSLVGAFVISAIISLAYPYIVLKLGMGPNVSVLAAFLGALFLLIFARKTRGENRLQNNIIQSAATSAASTAFMCVVAAAFGYLEMNESVPAEAHVKIGAWQMFFWLFCSGAIGVFFSALFRRYFIEDPQMIFADGVAAAETINVLDATEGTAGSSRLRTLGLSAMIGAVVAFFRDGYAILHTWNFAGRFAIGMEWNVLSLGTGMLIGLNVGISMLAGTAAVYFFGPIIMDHAGLQIVLSNVAPEYVDQVRTLISSGAALTPEQTQFLTPAWWLGEPICERQPLFYRHALVYVAGDCTHDHSRLDRRVASLEIVGGNVQDASSQEVLERKSRRCFASDYYNHVSDVHCPARLFPAFQFLASILADCVVGDTWVAADPGRCARTW from the coding sequence ATGGCGTCGAAGGAAATCACCTGGCAATCGTTAGTTGGCGCGTTCGTCATCTCAGCCATCATCTCACTTGCGTATCCGTATATCGTGCTCAAACTTGGCATGGGACCGAATGTCTCGGTGCTGGCCGCGTTTCTCGGCGCGCTCTTCCTGCTGATCTTCGCACGCAAAACTCGTGGTGAAAACCGACTCCAGAACAACATCATTCAATCTGCCGCGACTTCGGCGGCCTCGACAGCTTTCATGTGTGTGGTTGCCGCGGCGTTTGGCTACCTGGAAATGAACGAGTCAGTCCCGGCCGAAGCGCATGTCAAGATCGGCGCGTGGCAGATGTTTTTCTGGCTCTTCTGTTCGGGGGCGATCGGCGTCTTCTTCTCTGCGCTTTTCCGCCGGTACTTCATTGAGGATCCGCAAATGATCTTCGCTGATGGCGTTGCCGCCGCTGAGACCATTAATGTGCTGGATGCCACCGAGGGGACGGCGGGGAGCAGTCGTTTACGCACACTCGGGCTTAGCGCCATGATCGGAGCGGTGGTGGCTTTCTTCCGCGATGGATATGCCATTCTGCACACCTGGAATTTTGCAGGACGGTTTGCGATCGGGATGGAGTGGAATGTGTTATCGCTTGGGACCGGAATGTTGATCGGGCTCAATGTTGGTATCTCGATGCTGGCCGGAACCGCGGCAGTCTATTTCTTCGGTCCGATCATCATGGATCATGCCGGGCTGCAGATAGTGCTTTCGAACGTAGCACCCGAGTATGTCGACCAAGTTCGCACTCTGATCAGCAGTGGCGCGGCACTGACGCCTGAACAGACTCAGTTTTTGACTCCAGCATGGTGGCTTGGCGAACCGATATGTGAACGGCAACCACTTTTCTATCGCCATGCTCTGGTTTATGTGGCCGGCGACTGCACTCATGATCACAGCCGCCTTGACCGCCGTGTTGCTTCGCTGGAAATCGTTGGTGGCAATGTTCAAGACGCTTCAAGTCAAGAAGTCCTCGAACGAAAATCGCGAAGATGTTTCGCTTCGGACTATTATAATCATGTCAGTGATGTTCACTGTCCTGCTCGCCTTTTTCCAGCATTTCAATTTCTCGCTTCCATTTTGGCAGACTGTGTTGTCGGTGATACTTGGGTTGCCGCTGATCCTGGTCGGTGTGCGCGTACTTGGTGA